From Curtobacterium sp. MCBA15_012:
GCCACGATGTCGGGTCGATCTCGAACAGCTGCTCAAGCTGTCGCCGTGAGACGTCGATGCCGTCGGTGTCGATCTGGTCCGGACGCGGCAGCAGGCCGATGGCGTCTACGACGCCGGCAACCTTCCCCTCGAGGCGTCGGATGATCCACTCGATGACCCGCGAGTTTTCGGCGAAGCCCGGCCATAGGAACTTGCCGCGCGCGTCCTTCCGGAACCAATTCACCTGGAAGACCTCGGGTGTGTTCCCGTTCAGGACATCCCGCATCTCGATCCAGTGCGCCCAGTAGTCGGCCATGTTGTACCCGCAGAACGGCAGCATCGCGAACGGGTCGTGGCGGAGCTCTCCGACCGTGCCCTCTGCGGCGGCGGTCTGCTCCGATGAGATCGTCGCACCCATGAAGACGCCGTGGTCCCAATCGCGGGCCTGCATTACGAGCGGCACGTTCGTTGCCCGACGCCCGCCGAAGAGGATCGCATCGACGGGCACGCCGTCTGCCGCGTCCCAGTCGTTCGTGATCGAGGGGCACTGGTCGGCTGCGACAGTGAACCGTGCGTTGGGGTGCGCCGCGGGGCGACCGGCGTTCGGCGTCCAGTCGTTGCCCTGCCAGTCGATCAGGTGCGCGGGCGCCTCATCGGTGAGACCCTCCCACCAGATGTCGCCGTCGTCTGTGAGTGCCACGTTGGTGAAGATCGCGTTCCCCCAGAGCGTGTGCACCGCGGTCGGGTTCGTGGTGTATCCGGTGCCGGGTGCGACGCCGAAGAATCCTCGTTCCGGGTTGATGGCGCGGAGGCGGCCGTCGGTTCCGGGACGCATCCACGCGATGTCGTCGCCGATGGTTTCGACCTTCCAGCCGGGGATCGACGGGGTCATCATCGCGAGGTTCGTCTTGCCGCAGGCGGACGGGAACGCTGCGGCGACGTGGAACACCGCGTCCTCGGGAGTGGTCACCTTGATCAGGAGCATGTGCTCGGCGAGCCAGCCGTCGTCGCGTGCCATCGCCGACGCGATGCGCAATGAGAAGCATTTCTTGCCGAGCAGCGCGTTCCCGCCGTACCCGGATCCGAACGACCAGATCTCGCGCGTCTCCGGGAAGTGCGAGATGTACTTCACCGGGTTGTGCGGCCAGGCGACGTCCGATCGGGCGATGCCACCTTCGGTCTCGAGCGGGTAGCCGACGCTGTGCAGGGCCGGGACCCACTCGGTGTCGTGGCCGATCGCCTCGAGCGCTTCGGATCCGGCGCGCGTCATCAGCGCCATACTGAGCACCGCGTATGGGGAGTCGGTGATTTGGATCCCGATCTGCGAGATCGCTCCCCCGACGGGGCCCATGGAGAACGGCACGACCCACATGGTCCGACCGCGCATGCTGCCGTCGAACAGGCTGCGGAGCTCGTCCTTCATCGCCGCGGGGGCTCGCCAGTTGTTCGTCGGGCCTGCGTCGTCCCGGTCCAAGGAGCAGATGAATGTCCGTTCCTCGACCCGTGCGACGTCCTCCGGTGCAGAGCGTGCGAGGAAGCTGTTCGGGCGGAGGTCCTCGTTCAGCCGGATGAGGGTGCCGGCGGCGACCATCTCGTCGGCGATAGCGGCTCGCTGCTGGTCGGAACCGTCGAACCATCGGATCTCGCTCGGCTGGGTGAGGCCCGCGACTTCGTTGACCCAGTCGGCGATATCGGCGCGGACGTCTGCCGGGGTGACGGTGTCGGAGGGCGGGGTGATGGTCATGGGGCAGTCCTTCCGTTACGGTGCCAGACCGGAGTGAGCTTGAGCGTGTCAGCGGTGGTGGCGATGGAGGCTTCGGCGCGAGCGGGGTCGGTGGTGAGGTCGTGGCGGTGCGAGGGGATGAGGGCGTCGAGTGTCGGCTGCCAGCCGTCCCAGCGCCCGGGGAAGCACCGTCGGAGCAGGTCGAGCATGATCGCGACTGCGGTCGACGCTCCAGGTGAGGCACCGAGCAGGCCGGCGATGCTGCCATTGCCGCCAACGACGACTTCGGTGCCGAATTGAAGGGATCCGCGGCCGCGTGAGTCGGGCTTGATGACTTGGACGCGTTGACCGGCGGTGATCAGCTCCCAGTCGTCGGCCTGCAGGTTCGGGACGAAGTCGCGGAGGGCACCGTCGCGTTTGCGCCGGCTGGCGAGGATCTCTCCTACGAGGTACTTGAGGAGGCCGGGGTTGCCGGCAGCGACGGAGAGCAGGGGGCCGAGGTTGTGTCCCCTGATCGAGCCGGGTAGGTCGGTGACGCGGCCGCCGATGAGGAACTTGGGACTGAATCCGGCGTACGGGCCGAACAGCAGGGAACGCTGGCCGTTGACGACGCGGGTGTCGAGGTGGGGAACGGACATCGGCGGGGCACCGACCGCGGCCTTGCCGTACACCTTCGCGTGGTGCTGTTCGACGATGGCGGGCGCCGTGGTCTTCAGGAACAGGCCTGAGATGGGGAATCCGCCGTACCCCCGGATCTCGGGAATTCCGGATTGCTGCAGAAGGCTGAGCGATGCCCCGCCCGCGCCGACGAACACGAACCGTGCTGAGACGCTCCGTGTGGCCTCGCCCGCCGCGCGGACCGTCACCGACCAGGGACCGTGCTGCGATCGCCGTAGACCGACAATTTTCGCGTTGGTTCGGACGACGCCGCCGCGGTGCTCGATGTCGGTCACGAGAGCCTCTGTGAGCCTCCCGAAGTCGACGTCCGTGCCGGCGGTCGACCGGGTCGCGGCGATCGGTTCGGTACCACGTTCTTGGGTGAGCAGCGGCGCCCACTCGGCGATCTGCGCGGTGTCGGTGGTGTGCTCCATCTCCGCGAAGAGTGGACGCGTCCGCAAGATCTCGAAGCGCCGGCGCAGGTAGTCGACGTCGTCGTCGCCGCGCACGAAGGTCATGTGGGGCACGGAGTTGATGAACGTGTGGGGTTCCGGCAGCGTCGCGTCCCGGACCAAGGTGGACCAGAACTCACGGCTCAGCTGGAACTCGGCGTTGATGGTGGTCGCCTTCGTGCCGTCGAGCTCGCCGTGCGGCCCCTCGGGCATGTAGTTGAGTTCGCAGAGGCCGCTGTGTCCTGTCCCGGCGTTCCGCCACGGTCCGCTGCTCTCCAGTGCGAGCTTCGGGCCGCTCTCGTAGATATGGATGGTCCAGGTCGGCTCGAGCCGACTCAGCATCGCGCCGAGGGTGGCGCTCATCACTCCGCCGCCGATCAGGACGACGTCTGCTGTCTCGCTCACGGGTGTTCCCTTTGTTGATGCCCTGGCCGGGTGGGTCACGACCCGGCCAGGGCGGTCGGTGCTCCCGGTCAGAAAGCCTTGAGCACGGTGCTGACGTGCTCGACCCGGGGCGGTTCTGCGAAGAAGGTGTGGACGAGTGCGCGCCACGCGGCGAATCCCTCGGACTGACGGAAGTCGATCGTGTGCGCCTCGACGCTGTCCCAGCCGACGAACAACCGATACCGGTTGGGGTGTTCGACCGATCGACGCAGCTCGAACGTGCGGCATCCTGGCGCGGACTGGAAGTGCGCGGCGGCTTCCGCAGCCGCGGCCTCGAATCGGTTCGTGGTGCCGTCGAGGATGTTGATCTCGGCGATCTCGGTGACACTCATGCTGACCGTCCCTCCGTGTCGAAGGCCTGCTCCGCATCGATCCGTCCGGTCTCGCCGGAAGCGATCAGCGTCCGGGTCGCGTCCAAGGAGGCGTAGGTCCAGAGGATCCGCATCCGGTTCGTGTCCGACGCGTTTTTGAACCGGTGGGGGATGTTCGCGGGAACGAACGTGGTGTCGTGCAACGTCAACGGCGCCTCCTCGCCGTTGATGTCAACGATTGCGTCACCCTCGATGATCATTACCGACTCCACACAGTTGTGCGTGTGCAGCCCGATGGTGGCGCCGGGCTCGAACGTCGTGACCCCGTTCAGGAACCCGGTGCCACCGCGTGCCGAGGTGACCATGGGCGTGGTGCGTGCACCGTTGCCGCGGTCGATGGTCGGGAGCTCGTCCGGTCGGAAGATGACCGGCTCCCACGAGCTGATCGACGTTGTGTCTCGCATGTCCATCACTCCGTGGCCTCGGTGACCGCAGCTGTGACCGGCTTCGGCGCTGCGGTCGTGCCGATCGACAAGGTCTTCACGTTGACGAACTCGCGGATGCCGTTGACGCCGAGTTCACGGCCGTACCCGGAACGCTTGATACCGCCGAACGGCAGACGCGGGTCCGACGCGACGACGCTGTTGACGAACACGGCGCCGGCGTCGATCTGCCGAGCCAGGTCCTCCGCCTTGGAGAGGTCGGCCGACCAGACCGCCGCGCCGAGCCCGAACTCGGTGTCGTTCGCCAGCTCGACGGCCTCGGTCGCGTCCTTCGCGCGGATGACGGCGGCGACCGGCCCGAAGGTCTCCTCCACGAATGCTGCGTGCTTCGGGGTGACGTGGTCGATGATCGTCGCCGGGTAGTAGAACCCGGGGCCCTCCACCGGTACGCCACCGGTGATGAGGACACCGCCTGCGTCGAGGGTGCGCGTGACCTGGTCGTGCAACTCGTCACGGAGGTTCCCCCGCGCCATCGGCCCGATGTTGGTGTCGCGTTCGAACGGGTCGCCGAGCTTGAGCGCCTCGACGTTCGCCTTGAACTCCGCAACGAACTCGTCCGCAATGGACTCCTCGACGATGAACCGCTTCGCGTTCACGCACGACTGCCCGTTGTTGGTGTAGCGCGCCTTCACCGCCGCCTTCGCAGCTGCGGGGACGTCCGCGTCGGCGAGGACGATGAACGGGTCCGAGCCGCCCAGCTCGAGTACCTGCTTCTTCAGCGCGGTCCCCGCCTGGCTGGCGACGATCGCCCCGACCTCGGTGGAACCGGTGAGCGTGACCGCCGCGATCCGGTCGTCAGCGATGAGTCCTGCGACCTCGGACGAGTTGATCAGCACGCTCTTGAAGAGTCCGGCGGGGGCGCCCGCCTCGCGAATGACCTCCTCGACCGCGAGCGCTGCGGCGGGGACGTTGTTGGCGTGCTTGAGGATCGCGCCGTTACCGGCGGCGAGTGCGGGAGCGATGAAGCGGAAGAACTGCCAGAACGGGTAGTTCCACGGCATGATCGCCAGCACCACTCCGAGCGGCTCGTAGAGCACGCGACTGTCCGCTGCGGACGACGCGACGGGGGTGTCGGCGAGGAACTCCGCCGCGTGGTCGGCGTAGAAGTCGAGAGTGAGCGCGCACTTCTCGATCTCCGCCTCCGCCTCGACGATCGGCTTGCCCATCTCCGCGGTGATGGTGTGGGCGAAGCGCGGCACGCCCGCACGGAGCACTGCCGCCGCGCGACGCAGCAGCGCGGACCGCTCGCCGATGGGGGTTCGTCGCCAAGCGCGCTGCGCGGTGACCGCGTCATCGAGGATGGTGTCGACCTCCGTCGCCGGAGTGTTGTCGTACGTGGCGAGCTGGGCCCCGTTGCGGGGATCCACCGAGGTGATCATGGTTCTCCTTCTAGTTCTCTGCGGACGCAGCCGTCAGAAGAGTGGGTAGGCGAGGGTCAGACCGCCGACGAGGAGCATCACGCCGGCGACGATGGCGCCGCGCCAGATGACCTTCTTGAAGTGGTCGGCGAGGTTGACGTTGGCGAGGCCGATGAGCAGCAGGAACGAGGCGACGAGAGGGCTGGACTGGTGCAGCGCCTGCCCGACCAGCGATGCGCGGGCCATCTCGACGCCGCCGATCCCGAAGTGTTCCGCGGTCTGGGCGAGGATCGGCAGGACGCCGAAGTAGAACGCGTCGTTCGTCATGATGAAGGTCAGCGGGACGGAGAGCGCGCCGGCGATGAGTGCCATGAACGGCCCCATCTGGTCGGGCACGATGCCTACGAGCCACTTCGCCATCGCGTCGACCATGCCGGTACCGTCAAGGACGCCGGTGAGCACGGATGCGGCGAAGACCATGCCGACGACGCTGATGACGCTGTCGGCGTGTGCTTTGAGCTGCTCGGACTGTTGCTTGATGCGCGGGAAGTTGATCACCAGCGCTACCGACGCGGCGATCATGAAGATCACGACCGGCTCGGTGACGTCGACCACGAGGGTAACCATGACGGCGAGCGTCAGGATCAGGTTGAACCAGATCAGCTTCGGCCGAGCGTTCGGGCGGTCGAGGATGCCCTTGACGCCGTCGAGCTCAGCGGCGAAGTTGTTGCTGATGACCACCGAGGAGCCAGTCCGCGGGGTGCCGATAGACCCGGTGGCGGTGCGCTCCGAGTAGACGGCACGGGTGAAACTGCGACCGTTGTCGGCGCCGATGATCTCCGGCTCACCGACGCGCGCCTTCCGGAGGAAGCCGGGAGAGGCCTGCAGTTCCAGCTTGCCGAGACGGTTCCGCTCCTGGATGCCCATGAAGTAGCCGAGCACGAGGACCGTCAGTAGACCAGCCGCGATGGCCGGCACCATCGGCACGAAGATGTCGATCGGCGAGACGTTCAGCGCCGCCGACGCGCGGGCGGTCGATCCGCCCCATGGGACGGTGTTGAGGACACCGTTCGACATCGCCGCGACCACCGTCAGGGTGACCGGGTTCATCCCAAGTCGCATGTAGATCGGCAGCAGCGCGGAGGTGACGATGATGAACGTCGTCGAACCGTCACCGTCCAGCGACACGATCGTGGTCAGCAGCGCCGTCCCGACGACCAGGCGCACCGGGTCGTCCTTGACGAACCGGAGGATGAGACGGATCAGCGGGTCGAACAGCCCAACATCGATCATGGTGCCGAAGAAGATGATGGCGAAGAACAGCAGACCGGCGGTCGGCGCCAGCTTCAGCAGCGACTCGATGACCATGTCACCCATGTCGAGGCCGTGGCCGGCGAAGAGTCCGAAGATGATCGGAACGATGATGAGCGCCGCGATTGGCGTCATCCGTTTGGCCATCACCAGGACCATGAAGACGGCGATCATGCAGAAGCCGAGTATCACGAGCATCGTTGCTCCCTTGCTCAGGACGAACCAGAACGCCGCCATGCGCGACGTGTGAACAGTATGCACACAGGTATACCTGACCGCAAACGTAGACTGTTGGTATGAGCGACATGCAGATGGTTCCGGCATCGCAAGCCGTCGAGTTGAACGGCGTCCGGATGGGCAAGACCGAGCGGGTCTACGAGCAGCTCAAGCACGACATCCAGAACGGCACCTTCCGACCCGGGCAGATCCTGCCCGAGGTGATGCTCGTGGAACACACGGGCATGTCGCGGACGCCGGTACGGGAGGCACTCCGACGCCTCGCCGCGGACGGCCTCGTCGAGATCCAGCCACGTCGCGCCCCGATGGTGACCAGGCTCTCGCTGGCGGGCGCACGGGCGCTGTTCGACTTCCGGCGGATCCTCGAACCGGCGGCGATGCGCGAGGTCGTAGGGCGTGCAACACGCGAGCCCCGCATCGGACATCTCTTCGCCGGCATCGCCGCGGACTTCGAGGACCTCAGCATCCAGGAGTACTCCGAGGCCTTCGCGGACCGGTTCTCGGAACTGACGGCACGGTTCGACGACAACGTGGTGGAGCTGACGCCGAACGAGTACCTCTCGCAGGCGATCCACGAACTTCGCCCGCACACCGCACGCCTGCGGCACATCGCGCATCAGGACATCGGCCGGCTGTCGGAGTCGATCCGGGAACACATCGAGATGTGCAGGGCGATTGAGTCGGGCGACGCCGAACGGGCGGCCGCCGCATGCACCCACCACCTCTTCCACGTCGACCAAGCCATCTTCAACGCGCTCCTGGCATCCTCTCGGATGGACCAAGCGATCGTCGACCTCTGACCTGAGCAACCAGCCGATCGGCCAGTCTTCGGTGGCGCCGGCGTCGGCGCTACCGCTCCGCGACGATCCGTGGGCCACGCGTGACGATCTGCGTGCCGGGGGCGATTGTCTCGTCGACCGCGCGTCGCCACGCGGCGTAGTGCGGCGCCGACCGATGCGCGACCGTGAACGCCTCCTCGTCGTCGTACACCTCGTAAAAGCCGTAGCGACGACCAGGCTCCAGCTCGACGACGTCGAACGACGAGCACCCGGGTTCGTCAGCAACGGTCGCGGCGGCGTTCGCCTTGATCGCCTCCAAGAACGCGTTCTCTCGCCCCGGAACGACCTCGACGGTGACCCAAACGCTGTACATACTTCCTCCTTAGTCCGAACGGGTATACCCTAAGGTGTACAGGACCGAGCGACGTCGCTCGTGATCGAAAGGCTTACACCCATGGTTGGACCAACCATCACCCGGAATCGTGTCAGCGCAGACGTACTCGAGGCGTTCGCGGCTGACGTCCTTCGCCGCTCCGACGTCGCAGCGGCCGACGCGGCGCTCATCGCGAACAGCTTGCTCCAGGCCGACCTGTGGGGGCACCAGTCGCACGGGCTGCTGCGCCTGCCGTGGTACGTGGCGCGGATCCGCTCCGGCGCGATGCGTGCCGACGCCCGACCGGAGACGCTGATCGACACGGGCTCCTTGCTCCTCCTCGACGGGCACGACGGCATCGGCCAGGTGCTCACGGAGCATGCTCGGGTCGAAGCCGTGCAGCGCGCTCGTGAGCACGGGATCGGCGCGGTCGGGGTGCGGAACTCGAACCACTTCGGTACCGCGATGTACTACACCCGCCGCGCCGCAGCGGACGGATGCGTCTCGATCCTCACCACGAATGCTTCCCCGGCGATGGCGCCGTGGGGTGGCCGCGAGAAGGCCGTGGGCACGAACCCGTGGTCGATCGCCGCCCCATGGGAGGACAAGGTCGTCGCGTTGGACATCGCGAACACCGCGGTCGCCCGCGGGAAGATCTACCTCGCCCGGCAGAAGGAGCAGCCGATCCCCGAGAACTGGGCGCTGACCGAGGACGGCCACTCCACGACGGACGCCGCCGAGGCCGTCCACGGTGTGATCCTGCCGATGGCCGGACACAAAGGGTATGCGATCAGCTTCATGATGGACGTCTTGTCCGGGGCGCTCACTGGATCGGCGGTCGGGAAGAGCGTCCACGGGCCGTATGAACCGACCGCTCGCAGTGGTGCCGGCCACCTGTTCCTCGCCATCGACGTGAACGCGCTCGGCGACGCCGATGGCTTCGCGGAGCGCGTTGGGCAGATGATCGACGAGGTCAAATCGACGCCGCTCGCAGTCGGGTACGACGAGATTTTCTATCCCGGCGAGATCGAGGATCGCACTGCGGCCGCGAACATCGCCGCCGGCGGTGTCGAGCTCCCGGAGAACACGTGGGAAGACCTCGAGAAGCTCGCGGCGGAGACCGGCGCCGCGCTGCCCTGACCCGACCTGTCGCGGCAACAGACGTTCAAAGGAGAACACAGTGAGCACCCAGGACCCAGGTCTGCACACCCGCCATTGGCGACGCGCGGAAGCCCTCGCCGAAAGCCTGATCCCGACGATCGGCGCGCTACACCGCGACCAGGGCGTGGTGCTGAACGTTCACGGCCGGTCGCTCGTGCACAAGTCCGCGATCGACATCCTCAAGGCGCACCGCTTCGCCCGTCACACCGACGAGCGTGTGCTGGCGCTGGCGGAGTCGATGCCGATCATCACCGCCGTCGCACAGCTGAAGCCCCGCCAGGTGTCGGTGGACGTCGGCCAGCTTGCTTACGACTACTACCGCCACCGCGCCGGCGGCGGCAAGAAGACCGCCGCCGAGTTCCTCCGCGACGACACCGACCTGCTGGCCGCACACGCCGAGGGGGGCGCCCGCGACATCGTCCTCTACGGCTTCGGTCGCATCGGTCGGCTCGTCGCGAGGCTGCTCATCGAGCACGACTCCGGCGCCCGTGGCTCCCGCTTACGTGCGATCGTGCTGCGCCCCGGCTCGGCCGGTGACCTCCGCAAGCGCGCCAGTCTGCTCCGTCGTGACTCCGTGCACGGCGCCTTCGATGGCACGATCTCGATCGACGAGGACGCGCAGACGATCACCGCCAACGGCACCGTCATCCAGGTGATCTACGCCAGCGACCCGGCGGAGATCGACTACACGGTGTTCGGCATCGACCGTGCGATCGTCATCGACAACACGGGGAAGTGGCGAGACCGGGACGGCCTCGAACAGCACCTCCGCGCGCAGGGCGTCGACCGTGTGATCCTCACCGCGCCCGGCAAGGGAGACCTGCAGAACGTCGTCTTCGGTATCAATCACCACGTCATCACCGACGGCGACCGGATTGTCACGGCTGCCTCGTGCACGACGAACGCCATCACCCCGGTCCTCAAGGTGCTCCACGACGAGTACGGGGTCGTGTCGGGTCACGTCGAGACGGTGCATTCGTTCACCAACGACCAGAACCTCACAGACAACTTCCACAAGGGCGACCGCCGTGGTCGAGCGGCGACGCTG
This genomic window contains:
- a CDS encoding CitMHS family transporter → MAAFWFVLSKGATMLVILGFCMIAVFMVLVMAKRMTPIAALIIVPIIFGLFAGHGLDMGDMVIESLLKLAPTAGLLFFAIIFFGTMIDVGLFDPLIRLILRFVKDDPVRLVVGTALLTTIVSLDGDGSTTFIIVTSALLPIYMRLGMNPVTLTVVAAMSNGVLNTVPWGGSTARASAALNVSPIDIFVPMVPAIAAGLLTVLVLGYFMGIQERNRLGKLELQASPGFLRKARVGEPEIIGADNGRSFTRAVYSERTATGSIGTPRTGSSVVISNNFAAELDGVKGILDRPNARPKLIWFNLILTLAVMVTLVVDVTEPVVIFMIAASVALVINFPRIKQQSEQLKAHADSVISVVGMVFAASVLTGVLDGTGMVDAMAKWLVGIVPDQMGPFMALIAGALSVPLTFIMTNDAFYFGVLPILAQTAEHFGIGGVEMARASLVGQALHQSSPLVASFLLLIGLANVNLADHFKKVIWRGAIVAGVMLLVGGLTLAYPLF
- the mqo gene encoding malate dehydrogenase (quinone): MSETADVVLIGGGVMSATLGAMLSRLEPTWTIHIYESGPKLALESSGPWRNAGTGHSGLCELNYMPEGPHGELDGTKATTINAEFQLSREFWSTLVRDATLPEPHTFINSVPHMTFVRGDDDVDYLRRRFEILRTRPLFAEMEHTTDTAQIAEWAPLLTQERGTEPIAATRSTAGTDVDFGRLTEALVTDIEHRGGVVRTNAKIVGLRRSQHGPWSVTVRAAGEATRSVSARFVFVGAGGASLSLLQQSGIPEIRGYGGFPISGLFLKTTAPAIVEQHHAKVYGKAAVGAPPMSVPHLDTRVVNGQRSLLFGPYAGFSPKFLIGGRVTDLPGSIRGHNLGPLLSVAAGNPGLLKYLVGEILASRRKRDGALRDFVPNLQADDWELITAGQRVQVIKPDSRGRGSLQFGTEVVVGGNGSIAGLLGASPGASTAVAIMLDLLRRCFPGRWDGWQPTLDALIPSHRHDLTTDPARAEASIATTADTLKLTPVWHRNGRTAP
- a CDS encoding GntR family transcriptional regulator is translated as MSDMQMVPASQAVELNGVRMGKTERVYEQLKHDIQNGTFRPGQILPEVMLVEHTGMSRTPVREALRRLAADGLVEIQPRRAPMVTRLSLAGARALFDFRRILEPAAMREVVGRATREPRIGHLFAGIAADFEDLSIQEYSEAFADRFSELTARFDDNVVELTPNEYLSQAIHELRPHTARLRHIAHQDIGRLSESIREHIEMCRAIESGDAERAAAACTHHLFHVDQAIFNALLASSRMDQAIVDL
- a CDS encoding Ldh family oxidoreductase, with translation MVGPTITRNRVSADVLEAFAADVLRRSDVAAADAALIANSLLQADLWGHQSHGLLRLPWYVARIRSGAMRADARPETLIDTGSLLLLDGHDGIGQVLTEHARVEAVQRAREHGIGAVGVRNSNHFGTAMYYTRRAAADGCVSILTTNASPAMAPWGGREKAVGTNPWSIAAPWEDKVVALDIANTAVARGKIYLARQKEQPIPENWALTEDGHSTTDAAEAVHGVILPMAGHKGYAISFMMDVLSGALTGSAVGKSVHGPYEPTARSGAGHLFLAIDVNALGDADGFAERVGQMIDEVKSTPLAVGYDEIFYPGEIEDRTAAANIAAGGVELPENTWEDLEKLAAETGAALP
- a CDS encoding antibiotic biosynthesis monooxygenase: MSVTEIAEINILDGTTNRFEAAAAEAAAHFQSAPGCRTFELRRSVEHPNRYRLFVGWDSVEAHTIDFRQSEGFAAWRALVHTFFAEPPRVEHVSTVLKAF
- a CDS encoding glyceraldehyde-3-phosphate dehydrogenase; the encoded protein is MSTQDPGLHTRHWRRAEALAESLIPTIGALHRDQGVVLNVHGRSLVHKSAIDILKAHRFARHTDERVLALAESMPIITAVAQLKPRQVSVDVGQLAYDYYRHRAGGGKKTAAEFLRDDTDLLAAHAEGGARDIVLYGFGRIGRLVARLLIEHDSGARGSRLRAIVLRPGSAGDLRKRASLLRRDSVHGAFDGTISIDEDAQTITANGTVIQVIYASDPAEIDYTVFGIDRAIVIDNTGKWRDRDGLEQHLRAQGVDRVILTAPGKGDLQNVVFGINHHVITDGDRIVTAASCTTNAITPVLKVLHDEYGVVSGHVETVHSFTNDQNLTDNFHKGDRRGRAATLNMVLTATGAASAVAKALPELAGRLTGNAIRVPTPDVSLAVLNLQFDRDVTRTALNHHLRMASLASPLRRQIDYVESPEAVSTDMLGSRHAGVVDGLATIAPGGRSAVVYVWYDNEFGYSAQVVRLAEYIAGSNLRSVTVSVAAEPEVELTTA
- a CDS encoding NAD-dependent succinate-semialdehyde dehydrogenase, which gives rise to MITSVDPRNGAQLATYDNTPATEVDTILDDAVTAQRAWRRTPIGERSALLRRAAAVLRAGVPRFAHTITAEMGKPIVEAEAEIEKCALTLDFYADHAAEFLADTPVASSAADSRVLYEPLGVVLAIMPWNYPFWQFFRFIAPALAAGNGAILKHANNVPAAALAVEEVIREAGAPAGLFKSVLINSSEVAGLIADDRIAAVTLTGSTEVGAIVASQAGTALKKQVLELGGSDPFIVLADADVPAAAKAAVKARYTNNGQSCVNAKRFIVEESIADEFVAEFKANVEALKLGDPFERDTNIGPMARGNLRDELHDQVTRTLDAGGVLITGGVPVEGPGFYYPATIIDHVTPKHAAFVEETFGPVAAVIRAKDATEAVELANDTEFGLGAAVWSADLSKAEDLARQIDAGAVFVNSVVASDPRLPFGGIKRSGYGRELGVNGIREFVNVKTLSIGTTAAPKPVTAAVTEATE
- a CDS encoding putative quinol monooxygenase; this translates as MYSVWVTVEVVPGRENAFLEAIKANAAATVADEPGCSSFDVVELEPGRRYGFYEVYDDEEAFTVAHRSAPHYAAWRRAVDETIAPGTQIVTRGPRIVAER
- a CDS encoding phosphoenolpyruvate carboxykinase (GTP), coding for MTITPPSDTVTPADVRADIADWVNEVAGLTQPSEIRWFDGSDQQRAAIADEMVAAGTLIRLNEDLRPNSFLARSAPEDVARVEERTFICSLDRDDAGPTNNWRAPAAMKDELRSLFDGSMRGRTMWVVPFSMGPVGGAISQIGIQITDSPYAVLSMALMTRAGSEALEAIGHDTEWVPALHSVGYPLETEGGIARSDVAWPHNPVKYISHFPETREIWSFGSGYGGNALLGKKCFSLRIASAMARDDGWLAEHMLLIKVTTPEDAVFHVAAAFPSACGKTNLAMMTPSIPGWKVETIGDDIAWMRPGTDGRLRAINPERGFFGVAPGTGYTTNPTAVHTLWGNAIFTNVALTDDGDIWWEGLTDEAPAHLIDWQGNDWTPNAGRPAAHPNARFTVAADQCPSITNDWDAADGVPVDAILFGGRRATNVPLVMQARDWDHGVFMGATISSEQTAAAEGTVGELRHDPFAMLPFCGYNMADYWAHWIEMRDVLNGNTPEVFQVNWFRKDARGKFLWPGFAENSRVIEWIIRRLEGKVAGVVDAIGLLPRPDQIDTDGIDVSRRQLEQLFEIDPTSWLEECDQLDRLFDRFGHRVPAQLRTQLELNRSNLRHAQDDAAPITA
- a CDS encoding cupin domain-containing protein, which translates into the protein MRDTTSISSWEPVIFRPDELPTIDRGNGARTTPMVTSARGGTGFLNGVTTFEPGATIGLHTHNCVESVMIIEGDAIVDINGEEAPLTLHDTTFVPANIPHRFKNASDTNRMRILWTYASLDATRTLIASGETGRIDAEQAFDTEGRSA